One Dama dama isolate Ldn47 chromosome 18, ASM3311817v1, whole genome shotgun sequence DNA window includes the following coding sequences:
- the EN2 gene encoding homeobox protein engrailed-2 codes for MEENDPKPSEAAAAEGQRPPESSPSGGAGSPGEADTGRRRALMLPAVLQAPGNHQHPHRITNFFIDNILRPEFGRRKDAGTCCPGAGGGRGAGAGGEGGLEGGGGAGGAEQLLVSGREPRQNAPGAPGAGGPLPGGGGSDSPGDGEGGSKALSLHSGAKKGGDPGGPLDGALKARGLGGGDLSVSSDSDSSQASANLGAQPMLWPAWVYCTRYSDRPSSGPRSRKPKKKNPNKEDKRPRTAFTAEQLQRLKAEFQTNRYLTEQRRQSLAQELSLNESQIKIWFQNKRAKIKKATGSKNTLAVHLMAQGLYNHSTTAKEGKSDSE; via the exons ATGGAGGAGAATGACCCCAAGCCTAGCgaagcggcggcggcggaggggcAGCGGCCGCCGGAATCCAGCCCCAGCGGCGGCGCCGGCAGCCCTGGCGAGGCGGACACTGGCCGCCGGCGGGCTCTGATGCTGCCTGCGGTCCTGCAGGCGCCCGGCAACCACCAGCACCCACACCGCATCACCAACTTCTTCATCGACAACATCCTGCGACCCGAGTTCGGCCGGAGAAAGGACGCAGGGACGTGCTGTCCCGGCGCCGGAGGAGGCAGAGGCGCCGGGGCAGGCGGCGAAGGCGGCCTGGAGGGAggcggcggcgcgggcggcgCGGAGCAGCTCCTGGTGTCGGGCCGGGAGCCCCGGCAGAACGCGCCCGGGGCGCCCGGGGCGGGCGGGCCGCTGCCCGGCGGTGGCGGTAGCGACTCTCCGGGTGACGGCGAAGGCGGCTCCAAAGCGCTCTCACTTCACAGCGGCGCCAAGAAAGGAGGAGACCCCGGGGGTCCCCTGGACGGGGCGCTCAAGGCCCGCGGCTTGGGCGGCGGCGACCTGTCGGTGAGCTCAGACTCGGACAGTTCGCAGGCCAGCGCCAACCTGGGCGCGCAGCCCATGCTCTGGCCGGCTTGGGTCTACTGCACGCGCTACTCGGACCGACCTTCTTCAG GTCCCAGGTCTCGCAAACCAAAGAAGAAGAACCCCAACAAAGAGGACAAGCGGCCCCGCACGGCCTTCACGGCGGAGCAGCTGCAGCGGCTCAAGGCCGAGTTCCAGACCAACAGGTACCTTACGGAGCAGCGGCGCCAGAGCCTGGCGCAGGAGCTCAGCCTCAACGAGTCGCAGATCAAGATCTGGTTCCAGAACAAGCGCGCCAAGATCAAGAAGGCCACGGGCAGCAAGAACACGCTGGCCGTGCACCTCATGGCGCAGGGCCTGTACAACCACTCCACCACCGCCAAGGAGGGCAAGTCGGACAGCGAGTAG